A stretch of the Arachis stenosperma cultivar V10309 chromosome 6, arast.V10309.gnm1.PFL2, whole genome shotgun sequence genome encodes the following:
- the LOC130934111 gene encoding uncharacterized protein LOC130934111, whose protein sequence is MGLEIAGAERKLQLQELESLRLEAYENSRLYKEKVKAVHDKNIKCTEFRPGELVLLYNSRLRHMPGKLGTRWDGPYKVEKAEPYGIFHIRHPSSLKIFKVNGHRLKLYHGEKIHNKKELEIFLLEDPPSPDD, encoded by the coding sequence ATGGGACTAGAGATAGCCGGAGCGGAGAGGAAGCTGCAACTACAAGAATTAGAGAGCCTTCGCCTGGAAGCATATGAAAACTCCAGACTATACAAGGAAAAGGTGAAGGCTGTGCACGACAAGAATATCAAATGCACAGAGTTCAGACCTGGCGAGTTAGTTCTCCTTTACAACTCAAGGCTGAGACATATGCCAGGCAAGCTGGGAACTAGGTGGGACGGTCCCTATAAGGTAGAAAAGGCTGAACCATATGGCATCTTTCACATACGCCATCCATCAAGCCTCAAGATCTTCAAGGTTAATGGTCACCGCCTGAAACTGTATCATGGTGAAAAGATACACAATAAGAAGGAACTGGAAATCTTCCTCCTGGAAGATCCACCATCACCAGACGACTGA